The following coding sequences lie in one Stigmatopora argus isolate UIUO_Sarg chromosome 5, RoL_Sarg_1.0, whole genome shotgun sequence genomic window:
- the htr1aa gene encoding 5-hydroxytryptamine (serotonin) receptor 1A a, giving the protein MDDLPARGNDSNSTFGYPPGVEVVVDWLGSNNNTGASDSSLYVQLGYQIVISLLLGALILCSIFGNACVVAAIALERSLQNVANYLIGSLAVTDLMVSVLVLPMAALYQVLNKWTLGQGICDLFISLDVLCCTSSILHLCAIALDRYWAITDPIDYVNKRTPRRAALLISVTWLVGFSVSIPPMLGWRSAEDRADPDACLISQDPGYTIYSTFGAFYIPLILMLVLYGRIFRAARFRIRKTVKKPEKVKGEHCLTLSPAVIHKKSNGGLGGGRHCGNGAVQFGYEAESLEVMEVSSSKSHLALPNTPQSSSHENLNERNCDAKRKLALARERKTVKTLGIIMGTFIFCWLPFFIVALVLPFCADSCYMPEWLGAVINWLGYSNSLLNPIIYAYFNKDFQSAFKKIIKCKFHRP; this is encoded by the coding sequence ATGGATGACTTGCCCGCCCGAGGGAACGACAGCAACTCCACCTTCGGTTACCCGCCCGGGGTGGAGGTAGTGGTGGACTGGTTGGGATCCAACAACAACACCGGCGCCTCCGATTCCTCGCTGTACGTGCAGCTGGGGTACCAGATCGTCATCTCCTTGCTGCTGGGGGCCCTCATCCTGTGCTCCATCTTCGGCAACGCGTGCGTGGTGGCCGCCATCGCCCTGGAGAGATCCCTCCAGAACGTGGCCAACTATTTGATCGGATCCCTGGCCGTGACGGACCTCATGGTGTCGGTGCTGGTACTGCCCATGGCGGCCCTGTACCAAGTATTGAACAAGTGGACTCTGGGCCAAGGTATCTGTGACTTGTTCATCTCTCTGGATGTGTTGTGCTGCACGTCGTCCATCCTGCACTTGTGCGCCATCGCCCTGGACCGTTACTGGGCCATCACGGACCCCATAGACTATGTCAACAAGCGCACCCCGAGGAGAGCCGCGCTTCTCATCAGCGTCACTTGGCTGGTGGGCTTCTCCGTCTCCATCCCGCCCATGTTGGGCTGGCGGAGCGCGGAGGACCGAGCCGACCCGGACGCCTGCCTCATCAGCCAGGACCCGGGCTACACCATCTACTCCACCTTCGGAGCATTCTATATCCCCCTCATCCTCATGCTGGTCCTCTACGGGCGGATCTTCAGGGCGGCTCGCTTCCGCATCCGCAAGACGGTCAAGAAGCCGGAAAAGGTCAAAGGTGAGCACTGTTTGACTTTGTCGCCAGCGGTGATCCACAAGAAGAGCAACGGGGGGTTGGGCGGAGGGAGGCACTGCGGAAACGGCGCCGTGCAGTTCGGCTATGAGGCCGAGTCCCTCGAGGTGATGGAGGTGAGCAGCTCCAAAAGTCACCTGGCCCTCCCCAACACGCCACAGTCATCCTCGCACGAGAACCTAAATGAGAGGAACTGCGACGCCAAGCGGAAACTGGCGCTGGCTCGTGAGCGTAAGACCGTGAAGACGCTGGGCATCATCATGGGCACCTTCATCTTCTGCTGGCTGCCTTTCTTCATCGTGGCCCTGGTGCTGCCCTTCTGCGCTGACAGCTGCTACATGCCCGAGTGGTTGGGCGCCGTCATTAACTGGCTAGGCTACTCCAACTCCCTGCTCAACCCCATCATCTACGCCTACTTCAACAAGGACTTCCAAAGTGCTTTCAAAAAGATCATAAAGTGCAAATTTCACAGGCCGTGA
- the rnf180a gene encoding E3 ubiquitin-protein ligase RNF180: MTNEEGMSGRPMDLASSPSERKMSKKESKRSKSWRRRRRRKQRWRQSQQQEGYTDSVSSSNSGTDEDKEEVATEAYVCSVCLDLYFNPYMCQPCKHIFCEPCLRTLAQNWPDNTPCPLCRTIITHVFFQKDLNQRAKTFLPKEFLRRKQYFQKASCAKWPLPSCRKLFRSFGGFRRPTIFGARRQLSRTGGGFRLNAPDFDEDAHGWHFDMDMVTIYIYSGNWIIGFFVFCILYYLFFTSC; encoded by the exons ATGACAAACGAAGAGGGGATGAGTGGCAGGCCAATGGACTTGGCGAGTTCACCTTCGGAGCGGAAAATGAGCAAAAAGGAGAGCAAGAGAAGCAAGAgttggaggaggaggcggaggagaaAACAGCGATGGAGGCAAAGTCAACAACAG GAGGGTTACACAGATAGTGTTAGCAGCAGCAACAGCGGCactgatgaggataaagaggaGGTGGCCACAGAGGCTTACGTCTGCTCCGTATGCCTGGATCTCTATTTCAACCCGTACATGTGTCAACCATGCAAGCACATCTTCTGCGAACCTTGCCTGAGGACACTCGCCCAGAACTGGCCCGACAACACGCCCTGCCCTCTATGCAGAACCATCATCACACACGTCTTCTTCCAGAAAG ATTTAAACCAAAGGGCAAAGACGTTCCTCCCAAAGGAATTCCTGCGTCGCAAACAATACTTCCAGAAAGCAAGCTGTGCAAAATGGCCTCTGCCGAGCTGCAGAAAACTCTTCAGATCATTTGGGG GTTTCAGGAGACCAACCATCTTTGGGGCACGGCGCCAATTGTCACGCACGGGAGGCGGCTTTCGTCTGAATGCACCAGACTTTGATGAAGATGCCCACGGTTGGCACTTTGACATGGACATGGTCACCATCTACATTTATTCAGGGAACTGGATAATCGGCTtctttgtattttgcattctctATTACCTCTTCTTCACCTCTTGTTGA